One Dioscorea cayenensis subsp. rotundata cultivar TDr96_F1 chromosome 19, TDr96_F1_v2_PseudoChromosome.rev07_lg8_w22 25.fasta, whole genome shotgun sequence genomic window, ACCATTAAATTCTCCTCTCATATTTGAGGGTTCATCATACCCTTGTCctcttaattttgaaattgataaacCATGACGAGCTAATAATTCATCTAAAGTTACTTTTAGAGAAAATGCTGAAGTGTCGGCTACATGCTGAATCACAAGAAATCTTTCAACAACCTGACCTTGCTTGTTCACAAACCTCAAAATGACTACCATTTGCTCCTTTATTGATTTATCTCGAGACTTATCAACAATTAGTGAGAAATTACTGTCAccaatttcattaataattgcTAATGTTGTCTCTGCAGTACATGCATTCACCAACTGTTTTTGAATTAATGGAGAAGTTAATTGATTATTCCCAGgagcattttcattaataacattCCCAACCTTCTCAACCCTTTTTGCATACCAATTGAGTATCTCCAGAAAATTCTCCTTATTTTTAGAACTTGAAGACTCACCATGACCACGGAATACAAGACCTTGTACCAAAAGAATTCGTACGACATCTAGAATAGCTGTTAGACGAGAGCGATAATCGATCTCCATTTGACGCCCATGAGAAGATAACACGTGTGACACACTTTGCCTCTGATTTTTAAAATCTTCACGATGTTGTCTAGCATCATTATGGGCACTATTTACTGTGCCTACATGTTGATTAAAAGCCTCAAGTGCTTTCCTCCAATTAGAAAACCCTTTTCTTGTAAAAATATCACTTGCTCCCTTTTCGCTTCTATCCTGCttgaaaagataacaataaaaacaataggcTTCATCTTTTGCCACACTATATTCCAACCAATTATACTTTTGAAACCACGCTTCTTGAAAGCGTCgcatttcttttccttgttgtttTTTGGGGAACTCATATCCAATTGGTTGACATGGGCCTTTCAATAAATACGATCTTCGAACTTGATCTCTAATATCAACATCATATTCTTCAATTGGTTGACGAATTCCAGGATCAGCAATGATATCATCTGGACTGAACTCAACACGAGTTCTCTTTTGTGCTCCAGTACTTGCTTCAGAAGAAACATTTGTTCCCGATTCACAACTTTTCTGTTTAGGTTTAAAAAACCTCTccatatctatataattaataattaattcaacaagcaattaaaacctaaaataacaaataatgtaataaaaaaacaactaaactcaattaaaactataagtaataaataacgtaattaataaaatcataaattctaaatatttatatagactactacaaaaattaagattatacACCTATGAGAACAATCATAAAAGGAAGACTTCTTACCCCAAAATAATGTTGCAATATTGTAGAATAATGATCAAGTGATATCTGCTATGTATATCTTTCCAATAAGACTCAGGAAAGCATCAACTTCATCACCCTTCACCAAACTGATCAACCTTAATTGAGTTGATAAAAAGCCAAATCCTAAATTTAGATAACAtggcataattaaaaaaaataaataaatatagttgtTGATCTACTCACTTTCCCTAGAAAGAGAGACCAAAGTTCAAACTAGTATAAATAATTGAAATCATTCCAAAATATGTAGCTTCTGAGTTTCagaatattttgacaaaaaataattccaaaaatagcATTGAGTATTcatgtgattaattaattagacaCGCACATGATTAAGCAAGCCAAAAATGGATTAAACAAACCGACTGAGTATTCATGTGATAAGTGATTAATTTATATGGACCAACTGTCCAACTGTCCAAGACGTACTCCAAGTGTCCAGAGGACCCGAGCCACTttgtaaattttgaatataatggTTTAAAATTGAACTATCTTTTAAGTGGAAATTAGAAAATTGCAAATTTTCTAAGTGTGAAAATTGAATACtagcaaattattattatcatgatATCATGATTATGATCTGAGAGTCTGAGACTGAGACTGGCCATTGCTTTTCATATGTCATTCATAGTCCAAAATTCCATGATTTCCATGATTCCATAATTTCCATCAACCTAAAAAATCCCATATTTTTACAACCATGAACCATCCAAATTCCAATGATTCCAATTTTCAAACACATAAACACTCCATCATATCACTAGAtcccttccaaaaaaaaatatatcactcATGTATCAAATACCAAactaaacaagaataaaaatcaaatccaataaacccttaaaaaacacacaaaaaaaggaaaacaaataaacaattaaagcacCACTCACCAGCTTGCCGATCAGGCGATCACCAATGTCCGTTGAGGCAATGACCCGATCTGATGAGGAGATGACGTTGAGATTTCTTGCTCCAACGGTCCAAACTCCAGCCTAGCTTGGTTAATTGTTTGTGAATTATGATTGTTGTGTGAGATTGTGAGTTTTAATTGGATGAAAACTTagagaagagaagaaacatCAGGCAAAGACACAAAGTCACATGCTTCACAGTTGGTTGTTTAACTTTTAACAACATCGAGATTTGTGTCTGAATCTCATCACACAATATAAGAAGATAAGTACATAACCTTGATTACTTGACTTTAACAAGCCATTATCAATCCATTTATATGATTAATGGTTGGATGTTAACATGGCCAGTGGGGCTTAAATGAAATTTAAGGGGGTGCTACTCTTTATTTATGCAAGGAGGGAAGGGATTTTTCCCAAGCAAGGGGatgctcaagcacccccttgcccCCCCCCCCTCTCTCACTGAGCATATGTATATAACAAGCTCACCACCAAATTAACAACATGTAAAACTAATTTCAAAAAGCAGAAATAGACCTCAAGTTTAGGCGGTTTTTAACATGCAGAAATCATGCACCAAAGAGATATCCGCTTCAAGCAAGCTTTAGAGTAACCACCTGCACAACTAGTTCTACAACAACTAAGAGATCAAAGGAACCTACCTAGAACTTGTTGAAGCATCGGCGGTTCACTGCTCTTCTTAGCCTCACTCTAACCATCAAGAACTCCCGCAACTTCACCTTCAACTCCTCTAAAAACAGAAGGTGAGATTGACGACAAAGGTTCAAACTTCGACAAAGTGGCGATATGGAAAGGATGGCTTCCGGAATTTCAGCAAATCAA contains:
- the LOC120250388 gene encoding uncharacterized protein LOC120250388, giving the protein MERFFKPKQKSCESGTNVSSEASTGAQKRTRVEFSPDDIIADPGIRQPIEEYDVDIRDQVRRSYLLKGPCQPIGYEFPKKQQGKEMRRFQEAWFQKYNWLEYSVAKDEAYCFYCYLFKQDRSEKGASDIFTRKGFSNWRKALEAFNQHVGTVNSAHNDARQHREDFKNQRQSVSHVLSSHGRQMEIDYRSRLTAILDVVRILLVQGLVFRGHGESSSSKNKENFLEILNWYAKRVEKVGNVINENAPGNNQLTSPLIQKQLVNACTAETTLAIINEIGDSNFSLIVDKSRDKSIKEQMVVILRFVNKQGQVVERFLVIQHVADTSAFSLKVTLDELLARHGLSISKLRGQGYDEPSNMRGEFNGLKTLILKERSFSATASVERSFSAMNIIKTDLHNKIGDEWLNDMMICYIKRQVFETIDDEAILVRFQNMQSRRIQLPLH